The sequence ACTGTTCCTTCTCTGTCAAAAGCCTCGCCTGCCAAAAGAGCGAAAACAGTTACAGAAACTCAGAATGATCATAGCAGGATCTTCAATCAGATCATCCTACGGGCGAGAACTTGCCCTTAAACGTAATTTGACAGTTACATTGAAGAAAAACGCATCGACCAACCTGACTTTCGGCGTGTAAACGATCTTTCATTTTAGTAATTACTGTGGTTATCATCTCTTTGCTAGCTAACATGAGGTGGGTGAAAAGTGAACGCAGAGCAGACTTTACTTTCTCCTCCTCATCTAGATCAGTGATTCCGGATACTTTTTTTGCTTCTTCACTGCCAACCAGTTCTTCAATCTCAGGGACATTATCAAGCACAACTTTGAGTTCCTGTAAACAAAATACGAAAATTGTAATTACACTTGTAAATTATAAGTAATTATAATTAGTTGGTATTGCCACAGAGATCCCAGCAGAGAAGGCAATATTCCTTTAGAGGATAAACAAATGGGAAGAAGAAAGTAACACTACACCTGCTATTGACCTCAATTATTAAATATAATCTAAGTTTAATTAAAGAAATAGCAGTCAAAACGTCCACTATGATGGAATCCAATATTATGGTAGTGGAATTCTTAGTTGCATTATGATTTGAAGGTTTAATTTATTTAACGAGCGTCAGAGAGTATGCCAGCAAATGTATCAGTTTTGTCATTTGTGCGTAAAAATATTTAGTAATATGATTGTTTAGATTTGCTAACATATTCTTTAATATATAGATAATGTCCACAAAATAGTATGGGCTCCCTTACCGTAAAACCTCAATAAATGAatgttcaataaaataataacctcaattaaataataaaatcttttGATCCCAACTCGactctaaactacatattaataaaatactcattgtcaaccaaaattctatgaaattatcagtttaaccatttaattaaaatgaaatatgaaaaagaaatatgggcaaaaatttaatttcacaaccaaaattttgcttttttttttcaaaatctaaCCTACATGTAATTCtgacatatctctaattaaaaactataaaaaaataaaaaaataaagcctCTCCCCAACTATCACCCTCTTCGTCTCTCCTCCTACTTCAAAAACAAATTACTGTATTAAGATAATACTCTTGCTAAATGCATAAGATAATAATTTCtcgtaatatatatatatacttagaAATCGTTTACTTAACAACTTCTATTTTCTTAATCCAGCTCTTTTTTCAAAATATgattcttaaaagaaaaataaacaaaaaataaaattctttataaataaataattattcaTTTATcgataaattaataaattatttatttatcaatATAATAATAACTTCTttcaaataataatttttttaggcCTCAAATTATTCATTTATAAAGTTTTATTGTATATTAACGAGTGTGTGATTCTAATATTGTTAATTGTTTTTACCAATTAAAGCGAAAATGGTTTGATTCCTAAACAGTTGGAAGGAGAAAAAGTAATTTTTCAACTCATTTGGCATTATATCATTCTCTGCCCTAATAGTCCTCAATAATTCTAATTTTGACCAGGTAAAGGGCCAATTATTCAATGGACCCCATGCAGGATTCCAACtagttttgtttattatttttgtaaatcaCGTAACATGACAGTTGATGGTTAGactttttctttaaattattgaaaaataagTTTAATAATCAAACGTCACActatatgatttacaaaatacaatttaaaaattaatcaccctaacatttcttttgtttaatatcaaaataaacaaaacaaaaggaggCACGGAAACATTCAAAAGTGTTAATGATTGTCATGAAAAGACTCAGCGACCAAACAAGTCAAGCCGACCCAATGTTTTGGGAAATTATGTATCCCAGATATATCCCCTATTAGCATCTCTCATCATTCGCTCATGCTCAGAAAAATGCTAAGACAGCTTGTGTTTAGAGAGATGTTAAGACGGGAATATACAGTCAATTATATGTTAGAGTCTGTTAGTTAAAAACTATCTTCAGATTCTTATCATATTTCGAAATTAAATCAACACGAATCAAAcctgaaattaataaaaacatgAAAATCATTACCTTAAGATTGATAAAACCACAAAGAGCCTCGAAGTGTGTAGTAGCAAGGGCCATCTCAGGCTTGTGATTGGCATCCTTGTAAACATTTGGCATCAACTTGTGCAAAATCTTGGCCAAATCCTTATCTGGGTGTGCCTGTATTGACAATGCCTTTCCCACAGAAAGCACCTGAAAACCACGATAAACACACAAAcaccaaacaaagaaaactcCACACCAGAGTCCACACCCCCAATTTTTGGAACAAACACAatcccaaaaaaattaaaaattaaaaattaaaaaaaaaattaagggaaaaAAATGGAGTACCTTGAACAGAAAAGGGAGGTCAGAGCCCCACTTTTGGATCACCTTCTCACCAAGCACATTTGGGTTTTTGGAAATCCAATCTTTGAGAGATATAATCTGAGACCCAATTGGGAAAAACCCATTATTCTCATCCGAATTCCGAATCAAAAAAGAAGGTCCAGACTCATGGGTTCCCATCCAAAATTCAGCATATGATTTTTGTGGGTTAATCCCAGAACCAGAGTTGAAAGCAGAGAGCCTGGCCACTTGGGAATCTTGACCCCTCTTCCCCCAATCGTAGTTTTGGATGGAGCATCTCAGCCGCTGAATCAAACCCGCCCTCTGGTTTTGGTTCTTCATTGACTTCTTGCCGACGGAGTCCATGAATGATTGGACAATTCAGTCGAGTTGTTATAATAAAACTGCTATCGTTTCGCCTCGGTAAAGAAGAGGGAAAAAGGGAAAACAGAGTGTGCGAATGAAGGCTAAGAGAAGGAAATGGAATGGGAATGAGATGCGCATTAGATGGTGGTGGCCATGAGGGAGGGATTTGAAGAAGAAGTTGCTGCTTTTATAAGTGTTtgaaagggaagagagagagagggagggaaattacttagagagagagagagtgaaggggAAGTTaagagaaagagatagagaaGGAAAGTGGCAGTGGGGCCTACACTGCCATAAGTCTCATGACTTTACCCACAAAAAGTGTTTCCAGTTCTCCTCTCCCTTACCATGTCATTCTTTCCCTGTCAGATTAAATACTTGTTGCTTTCTGCGGTTGCAGGAAACTTCCTACACTACTTTTTTCTCACCATATTTAACCGTCAATCACTCGTTTAATAGTACTTATTTACTTATAAATGGGGTATTAAGTTCGACGCTTATTGATATcaacttattttaataatttggaCGAAGTTTAACATGCTTAATGTAAAATATACACTTGTTTTGTAAAagtagtttttattattttttaaaacaattacACAGTTTTGGTTTAGATCGAGGAATAGTTGTTGTATTTGGCTTTTGTCAATTACATGTATTTGACGGGAaaaactattttattatgttcTGTTATGTACTGCAATACAATGTATCAATGAAATTTCCATATTTATCATTATTTAGAATGAATTTTAGATGTGCTGGTGGCGATCTATGGGAATATGTTGTTGGAGGAATACATTGCGTTTATATATGGTAAAAAAGAATGATTTTGTATAATATTCATTAGATTTttccttataaaaaaaatcgaTTAATTGATAAAGTTTAACAATACAACAAGTATGCGTGCAAGAATAAAACGCTATTGGTAATGATCTTGTTATAGTAAAGAGTGACAAAAATCATTCAATGTACCAAACATGGTAACGATCTTGCTATAGTAAAGAGCTACCTTGATACCTCCATTGGAAAATTGCCAAAATAGTGTTGTCttttcaaaataaatagtaatatcaagatattttgttttacaaaaatcagaatattccaaaattTGTCCGAATTAGATTTCTCGAGTCTCCTTCGATATTAATATTGTCAAAACTCATTCATACTATCCAATGTAACATAAATTCGTCAAAGAGTCATAACTTCAGCTTGTAACACAAAAGTGTAACCAATCAAAAATAGATCGGACATTAAAtttaacaactttattttagttgtaacaaacaaaagaattttCATTATCAATATTAAGGAGAAGAAACTAGGATGAGATTTAAGAAGGTGGAATGTGATTGATAGTTTTGATGACGTCTAAGGTTGGTGGTGGATGGTAGGTAggtatgagaaaaaaaaaagggtaggGAGAAAGCCACGTTAAATACGATGACATATTTAGCTTACGGCCAGTATTCCAACGGAGGGCGTCAAATCATACAACCCCAATTTCGACAAAACAGCAAAAACCCTAGGACTTCCTGCACGACGAATGCGAAACCAAGAACGCCGTTATGGAAGCAAATCGTCGGTGGATTTCTATGTTGAGATACTGGGCCCCACGTCATAATATGCTTTACAATGATTGATAAACACCCATATGTTACTCGTGGCCTTTTTATGCACGCATATTTTTCATACTATATTTGTACTAGCTTTCTAATATATGTATGATCAACTAACATATATTAGAAAGATAATACAAATGTAGTATGAAAAATGAGAGACTATTTTTTAGACAGCATTTTTGTTTATCATTCTCAAGTGGTGATAATGCTCATTCTACTTGTTATCACTAAATGATTTTTAAATTTGAGATTTGTGTCTATCATTACACATGTcttgaaatttaaactcattcaaTAGAAATAAATAGAATGTGAGCATCACCGTTACTTGAGGGTGCTGAGCAAGAATATTCTCATTTCTATGACTATTTTATAAACTTGATATAGCAGTTGATGATTAGACtcattttttaatgattttagGAAGAAGTATAACTATTAGCCGCCACATCAAAAGATGGTCTCTCTAGCATGCTAACATTTATAGAGAAGAGTAATGCTAACAATCATCTCGCTTACTTTTTCATTTCAACCTTCTCATTTCTCTTCCTGTCACATGTACTtcactagcactcaaattaattTTGCATGCTAGTGAAAAAAACGTGGCAAGAGTAAAACTAAGAAGGTTGAAATGAGAAGGTAAGTACATAGATTTCTAACACTCCCCAACATTATAAATGGAGAAAGATTACATGACATGAGTTTACTATCACGGTGACGCCTCGtgctaaaaaaagaaaaaagatgtgTAGTTTATGTATTACGTCATTTTCATTGATAAGAGGTGTCACTTGATAGTGTATTCGTATCATGTAAGTTATTCTCATATAAAcgat is a genomic window of Malus domestica chromosome 09, GDT2T_hap1 containing:
- the LOC103444130 gene encoding mannose-6-phosphate isomerase 1-like isoform X2, with translation MDSVGKKSMKNQNQRAGLIQRLRCSIQNYDWGKRGQDSQVARLSAFNSGSGINPQKSYAEFWMGTHESGPSFLIRNSDENNGFFPIGSQIISLKDWISKNPNVLGEKVIQKWGSDLPFLFKALSIQAHPDKDLAKILHKLMPNVYKDANHKPEMALATTHFEALCGFINLKELKVVLDNVPEIEELVGSEEAKKVSGITDLDEEEKVKSALRSLFTHLMLASKEMITTVITKMKDRLHAESQARLLTEKEQLVLQLVKQYPTDVGVISAFFLNHVKLNPGEALYIGANEPHAYIFGECVECMATSDNVVRAGLTPKHMDVQTLCSMLSYKQGYPDILQGVAIGPYVTRYLPPFDEFEVDRCQLPQGESAEFPAVPGPSIFVVTFGEGIMYASNVQGDVITEGDVLFAPANTRIRITGASELQIYRAGVSSMFFQAS
- the LOC103444130 gene encoding mannose-6-phosphate isomerase 1-like isoform X1, which gives rise to MDSVGKKSMKNQNQRAGLIQRLRCSIQNYDWGKRGQDSQVARLSAFNSGSGINPQKSYAEFWMGTHESGPSFLIRNSDENNGFFPIGSQIISLKDWISKNPNVLGEKVIQKWGSDLPFLFKVLSVGKALSIQAHPDKDLAKILHKLMPNVYKDANHKPEMALATTHFEALCGFINLKELKVVLDNVPEIEELVGSEEAKKVSGITDLDEEEKVKSALRSLFTHLMLASKEMITTVITKMKDRLHAESQARLLTEKEQLVLQLVKQYPTDVGVISAFFLNHVKLNPGEALYIGANEPHAYIFGECVECMATSDNVVRAGLTPKHMDVQTLCSMLSYKQGYPDILQGVAIGPYVTRYLPPFDEFEVDRCQLPQGESAEFPAVPGPSIFVVTFGEGIMYASNVQGDVITEGDVLFAPANTRIRITGASELQIYRAGVSSMFFQAS